Proteins encoded by one window of Massilia sp. NR 4-1:
- a CDS encoding serine protease, which produces MDTLAIPGCPHSRLIVALLGLSLSGQCWAGTANVFTQYQETNNSNTPRAIGKLFTSSGSCSASVISGNNIIVTAAHCCWNRSTKSWIGGWSFAPAYNSGSAPYGTFTWSQARVLNSWIDNGDVASDVCLIALQNDAAGRGVTYYTGWLGRSWNYGSVLSQHALGYPGNLGGGNTLQLCASESFSPSAACGGAAILNTGCSMTYGSSGGPWIRDYRTGNHVDSVVHGYDSTTCTGAFGQTFNGARFTTSNIVTLCNAQGC; this is translated from the coding sequence ATGGATACGCTAGCGATTCCCGGTTGCCCGCATTCCCGTCTGATCGTCGCTCTTCTTGGTCTCAGCCTGTCGGGCCAATGCTGGGCAGGCACCGCCAATGTGTTTACCCAGTATCAGGAAACGAATAATTCAAATACGCCACGCGCCATCGGCAAGCTGTTCACCAGCAGCGGCTCGTGCAGCGCCTCCGTCATCAGCGGCAATAACATCATCGTCACCGCCGCCCACTGCTGCTGGAACCGCTCCACCAAGAGCTGGATCGGCGGCTGGTCCTTCGCGCCGGCCTATAACAGCGGCAGCGCGCCCTATGGCACCTTCACCTGGTCGCAGGCACGGGTGCTGAACAGCTGGATCGACAACGGCGATGTGGCGTCCGACGTCTGCCTGATCGCCTTGCAGAACGATGCGGCGGGACGCGGCGTCACCTACTACACGGGCTGGCTGGGCCGCTCGTGGAATTACGGCAGCGTGCTAAGCCAGCATGCACTCGGCTATCCGGGCAATCTGGGCGGCGGCAATACCCTGCAGCTGTGCGCCTCGGAGAGCTTCAGCCCCAGCGCCGCCTGCGGTGGTGCGGCTATCCTCAACACCGGCTGCTCGATGACGTATGGCTCCAGCGGCGGACCGTGGATACGCGACTACCGTACCGGCAACCACGTCGATTCGGTGGTGCATGGCTATGACAGCACCACCTGCACCGGCGCCTTCGGCCAGACCTTCAACGGCGCGCGCTTCACCACCAGTAACATCGTTACGCTATGCAATGCACAGGGCTGCTGA
- a CDS encoding FAD-dependent oxidoreductase, with translation MSYLSFHSAAAPSAPTVPRAGSLRSAYSNWLIANHGDQYRATVQQQLRRPQARRLHAAVNGASPGQENAAPLVGIVGGGFAGLFSGLMLQSLGIGCELFESSDRVGGRIRTWYSSDYDPRNKDKAGLYGEVGGMRLPQFSFDMLPVQQLSLAVNAVLERNGLEQQKVYWRKFYYNSPQQRMRFNNMAAPIEAQDSSLNTLNFDQRAGGDVPDIWLTQTTGSDGSTYLPINMILDQVNKPFLDAINRSFAEGFNMMMEYDQYSMWDYLTTVFTLGDLQQYYDPAMGAKSDLLPWSVVSYLETTNVGTGMYSVSFVEMVIAVYDWGGSKNPYQPGDQAVYMLTVDQGMQRFPDACRTVLDLGVGVLPPDGNTAQVQVGILPNSTGAYSYTAPNLTPDARPPSYQPEQPVPHDPSPKQQRVFLEHKVMALDHDGTLYDGHGGIKMRIRDERQPGQPLIEKQYPYVITTLPNGCYLNGDFKTNLLQEISFAKAQAIRECDFMPAFKAFLTFRTQFWAKLGKRQDKGLGAASTDRPNRQIIYPSYGYDGMGGVLQVYCWAQDAERLGALDDRGRVAECLKGIAYLYPEIEDIEQEFAGYDDGKTTRTWFWDQHAGGGAFALFNPGQFKNIYPSLLTPEFGGCLNFAGECCSVHHGWIVGALDSAYNAVYHILQQSGAHDKIEQLKHTWGDYAPPDVGGNPATANELEYAYEYNLVDRKAASIAPGASQSIYGTSSFVFGGTVPAFIDDYNKVPQSMKSSNEDKQVLKMLNNLWSDNVALRAKAQATGKSKEQHHAGAGSEAVRRLEAIYYGDNFQAIPAPKFWLKDDDEFARQQLGGFMPNLLTAVGKQQVRQLIESADIRQPEKLGNLDAITYVADYRKFLSACTVTPVGYYLPKPIVFFTVDEANQLMPIAIQLEHGDELFAPDMPNAENAWLLAKMLVNCAGQTLHDVGFHQLLTHQLCSLVSISLFSEEVFNPVTNPGSSAPFQEHPVFKLLRPHVSKALEFQQTIYNRDYIPGLPSFPATRTVSGAAGVYNLGFVYDLIFSCGRIGNYQLQDKIYNDPGFRFLELASPIDARKRGVEKTPFSYPYQHDASLWYEAIARFTSQFVDTCYASDGAVTEDTQLQHFFGKLIPAFNHTVGTPPAARFPQQVATKALLKEVLSMFVWQFSVQHTVINDGAYNHAAFVPNASTLMYAPPAGKPSAQWSVDDVLACLPSNSVLYPSLGNMNFMDVQINASVTGQGPYPETILGRMTLAPSIDILQDSYAFSDARLRAVVDDFYQSARRVGDAIQLRQAKDTARYLELHPDAQSVPETVTFNLISPVNVMNTIQT, from the coding sequence ATGAGCTACCTATCGTTCCATTCGGCAGCCGCTCCTTCCGCCCCCACCGTGCCCAGGGCAGGCTCCCTGCGTTCCGCCTATTCCAACTGGCTCATCGCCAACCACGGCGACCAGTACCGCGCCACCGTGCAACAGCAGTTGCGGCGACCGCAGGCACGGCGCCTGCATGCCGCCGTGAACGGCGCCTCTCCCGGCCAGGAAAACGCCGCGCCGCTGGTGGGCATTGTCGGCGGCGGCTTCGCCGGCCTGTTCTCCGGCCTGATGCTGCAATCGCTGGGCATAGGCTGCGAGCTGTTTGAGAGTTCCGACCGCGTGGGCGGCCGCATCCGCACCTGGTATTCCAGCGACTACGATCCGCGCAACAAGGACAAGGCCGGCCTGTACGGGGAAGTCGGCGGCATGCGCCTGCCGCAGTTCTCCTTCGATATGCTGCCGGTGCAGCAGCTCTCGCTGGCGGTGAACGCCGTGCTGGAACGGAACGGCCTGGAACAGCAAAAAGTCTACTGGCGCAAGTTCTACTACAACTCGCCGCAGCAGCGCATGCGCTTCAATAATATGGCCGCGCCGATCGAGGCCCAGGATTCCAGCCTGAACACCCTGAACTTCGACCAGCGCGCCGGCGGCGACGTGCCCGATATCTGGCTGACGCAAACAACCGGCAGCGACGGTAGCACATACCTGCCTATCAATATGATCCTCGACCAGGTCAACAAACCCTTCCTGGATGCGATCAACCGTTCCTTCGCCGAAGGCTTCAATATGATGATGGAGTACGACCAGTACTCCATGTGGGATTACCTGACCACCGTCTTCACGCTGGGCGATCTGCAGCAATACTACGATCCGGCCATGGGTGCCAAAAGCGACCTGCTGCCCTGGTCCGTGGTCAGCTATCTGGAAACGACCAATGTCGGCACTGGCATGTACTCCGTCTCCTTCGTAGAGATGGTGATCGCCGTGTACGACTGGGGCGGCAGCAAGAACCCATATCAGCCCGGCGACCAGGCGGTGTATATGCTGACGGTGGACCAGGGCATGCAGCGCTTCCCGGATGCCTGCCGCACGGTGCTCGACCTGGGCGTGGGCGTGCTGCCGCCGGACGGCAATACGGCCCAGGTGCAAGTCGGCATCCTGCCGAATTCCACCGGCGCCTACTCCTATACCGCGCCCAATCTGACGCCCGACGCCAGGCCGCCGTCCTACCAGCCGGAGCAGCCCGTGCCGCACGACCCATCGCCCAAACAGCAGCGCGTCTTCCTCGAACACAAGGTGATGGCGCTGGATCACGATGGCACGCTATACGACGGCCATGGCGGCATCAAGATGCGGATCCGCGATGAACGCCAGCCTGGCCAGCCTCTGATCGAAAAGCAGTACCCCTACGTCATTACGACCCTGCCGAATGGCTGCTATCTGAACGGCGATTTCAAGACCAATCTGCTGCAGGAGATCAGCTTTGCCAAGGCGCAGGCGATCCGCGAATGCGACTTCATGCCGGCGTTTAAAGCCTTCCTCACTTTCCGCACGCAGTTCTGGGCCAAGCTGGGCAAGCGCCAGGACAAGGGCCTGGGCGCGGCATCGACCGACCGGCCCAACCGCCAGATCATTTATCCATCCTACGGCTATGACGGTATGGGCGGCGTGCTGCAGGTGTACTGCTGGGCGCAGGATGCGGAAAGGCTGGGCGCCCTGGACGACCGTGGCCGCGTGGCCGAATGCCTGAAGGGCATCGCCTACCTCTATCCGGAAATCGAGGATATCGAGCAGGAGTTCGCCGGCTATGACGACGGCAAGACGACCCGCACCTGGTTCTGGGACCAGCATGCGGGCGGCGGCGCCTTTGCGCTGTTCAACCCCGGCCAGTTCAAGAATATCTACCCTTCGCTGCTGACGCCCGAATTCGGCGGCTGCCTGAACTTCGCCGGCGAATGCTGCTCCGTGCACCATGGCTGGATCGTCGGCGCCCTCGATTCGGCTTACAACGCCGTGTACCACATCCTGCAGCAGTCCGGGGCGCACGACAAGATCGAGCAGCTGAAACATACCTGGGGCGATTACGCGCCACCCGACGTTGGCGGCAATCCTGCCACCGCTAATGAGCTGGAATACGCCTACGAATACAATCTGGTGGACCGCAAAGCCGCCTCGATTGCACCGGGCGCCAGCCAGAGCATCTATGGCACGTCCAGCTTTGTCTTCGGCGGCACGGTGCCGGCCTTTATCGACGATTACAACAAGGTGCCGCAGTCGATGAAGAGCAGCAATGAGGACAAGCAGGTGCTGAAGATGCTCAACAACCTGTGGAGCGATAACGTCGCCCTACGCGCCAAGGCGCAGGCCACAGGCAAGAGCAAGGAACAACACCACGCCGGTGCCGGCTCCGAGGCCGTGCGGCGGCTGGAAGCCATCTACTACGGCGATAACTTCCAGGCCATCCCCGCACCGAAATTCTGGCTCAAGGACGACGATGAATTCGCCCGCCAGCAACTGGGCGGCTTCATGCCCAATCTGCTAACGGCCGTGGGCAAACAGCAGGTGCGCCAGCTGATCGAAAGCGCAGATATCCGCCAGCCGGAAAAACTGGGCAATCTGGACGCCATTACCTATGTCGCCGACTACCGTAAATTCCTCTCCGCCTGCACGGTGACGCCGGTCGGCTACTATCTGCCCAAACCCATCGTGTTCTTCACCGTGGACGAGGCGAATCAGCTGATGCCGATAGCCATACAGCTGGAGCATGGCGACGAACTGTTCGCGCCCGATATGCCGAATGCGGAGAACGCCTGGCTGCTGGCGAAGATGCTGGTCAACTGCGCCGGACAGACCTTGCACGATGTCGGCTTCCACCAGCTGCTGACCCACCAGCTCTGCTCACTGGTATCGATTTCGCTGTTCTCGGAAGAGGTGTTCAATCCCGTGACCAATCCGGGATCGTCCGCGCCCTTCCAGGAACATCCGGTGTTCAAGCTGCTGCGGCCGCACGTCAGCAAGGCGCTTGAATTCCAGCAAACCATCTACAACCGCGACTATATCCCGGGCCTGCCGTCCTTCCCCGCCACGCGTACAGTCAGCGGTGCGGCCGGCGTGTACAACCTGGGCTTCGTGTATGACCTGATCTTCTCCTGCGGCCGCATTGGCAACTACCAGCTGCAGGACAAGATCTACAACGATCCCGGCTTCCGCTTCCTGGAGCTGGCAAGTCCAATCGATGCGCGCAAACGCGGCGTGGAGAAAACACCCTTCTCCTATCCCTACCAGCACGACGCCTCGCTATGGTACGAAGCCATTGCGCGCTTTACCTCGCAGTTCGTGGACACCTGCTATGCCAGCGACGGCGCGGTGACGGAGGATACGCAGTTGCAGCACTTCTTCGGCAAACTGATCCCCGCCTTCAACCACACGGTCGGCACGCCGCCCGCCGCGCGCTTCCCGCAGCAGGTCGCCACCAAGGCTCTGCTCAAGGAAGTGCTCAGCATGTTCGTCTGGCAGTTCTCGGTGCAGCATACCGTCATCAACGATGGCGCCTACAACCACGCCGCCTTTGTGCCGAATGCCTCGACCTTGATGTATGCGCCGCCGGCCGGCAAGCCTTCCGCGCAATGGAGTGTGGACGATGTGCTGGCCTGCCTGCCATCGAACAGCGTGCTCTATCCATCGCTCGGCAATATGAACTTCATGGACGTGCAGATCAACGCCTCGGTCACAGGCCAAGGTCCCTACCCCGAAACCATTTTGGGACGCATGACGCTGGCGCCATCCATCGACATCCTGCAGGACAGCTATGCCTTCAGCGATGCCAGACTGCGCGCGGTGGTGGATGATTTCTACCAGTCGGCCCGCCGGGTGGGCGATGCGATCCAGCTGCGACAGGCGAAGGACACGGCGCGCTATCTGGAGCTGCATCCCGATGCGCAGTCCGTGCCGGAGACGGTGACGTTTAACCTGATCTCGCCGGTGAATGTAATGAATACGATTCAGACCTAA
- a CDS encoding type II toxin-antitoxin system HicB family antitoxin — MDLPVIIFKDEGSVYGVSVPDISGCHSWGDTIGDALRNVKEAIASHIETLLELGENIEVTPSDIECLRERPEYEGAIWALVNVDLSKLDSKPERINISLPRFVLSKIDKYADERHETRSGLLARAAVKLINDETALKTSKT, encoded by the coding sequence ATGGATCTTCCGGTCATAATTTTTAAGGATGAAGGCAGCGTATATGGCGTGAGCGTGCCGGATATCAGCGGCTGCCATTCATGGGGAGACACGATTGGTGACGCGCTTCGCAACGTGAAAGAGGCCATTGCCAGTCACATCGAAACGCTGCTGGAGCTTGGCGAAAACATTGAGGTGACGCCGTCGGATATTGAGTGTTTGCGTGAGCGTCCGGAATACGAAGGCGCTATCTGGGCGCTTGTGAATGTCGATCTGAGCAAGCTTGATAGCAAACCTGAGAGGATCAATATCAGCTTGCCCCGCTTTGTCCTCAGCAAGATCGATAAGTACGCAGATGAACGTCATGAAACCCGCAGCGGTTTGCTGGCGCGGGCTGCCGTAAAACTGATTAACGACGAAACGGCCCTGAAAACAAGCAAAACGTGA
- a CDS encoding type II toxin-antitoxin system HicA family toxin: MNSKTLIDMLKADGWQLVRIRGSHHHFRHPGKNGLITVPHPKKDLPAGTWRRILHDAGLR, translated from the coding sequence ATGAACTCCAAGACCTTAATTGATATGCTGAAGGCAGATGGATGGCAGCTTGTACGGATCAGAGGCAGCCATCATCATTTCAGGCATCCTGGAAAGAATGGTTTGATTACCGTGCCGCATCCCAAGAAGGATTTACCAGCAGGGACGTGGCGTCGCATCTTGCATGATGCTGGGTTGAGGTAG
- a CDS encoding DUF3079 domain-containing protein — translation MAKKFPIKPLHPERICWGCDKYCPVDALACGNGSERTQHPVELFGEDWMAPLLPFESDEQPDTANA, via the coding sequence ATGGCTAAGAAATTCCCGATTAAACCCCTCCACCCCGAACGCATTTGTTGGGGCTGCGATAAATACTGCCCAGTCGATGCGCTAGCCTGCGGCAATGGTTCTGAGCGAACCCAGCATCCAGTCGAGCTGTTTGGCGAAGATTGGATGGCCCCGCTGCTGCCCTTCGAGTCCGACGAGCAGCCCGATACCGCTAACGCTTAG
- a CDS encoding energy transducer TonB, producing the protein MKRIMSRIRSYVLQSAALIGLSSALAAIPSHAQQNPPASADSTREASTKEPPPKLRSAMPRMPCERPDWPREALRRELEGTVTMKFLIDADGHVLEKAISKSSGHEILDIAALEATAQCTLVVTPQDSPAQQEWVQLRYVWTLQ; encoded by the coding sequence ATGAAACGCATCATGTCCAGAATCCGCAGTTACGTGCTCCAGAGTGCCGCGCTTATCGGTTTATCAAGCGCCTTGGCAGCCATCCCCAGCCACGCCCAACAAAATCCACCCGCATCCGCTGATTCAACGCGTGAAGCATCCACAAAAGAACCGCCCCCCAAACTTCGCTCAGCAATGCCACGCATGCCCTGTGAGCGGCCCGACTGGCCTCGCGAAGCGTTGCGGCGCGAGCTGGAAGGAACGGTAACGATGAAGTTTCTGATCGATGCCGATGGCCATGTTCTGGAGAAAGCGATTTCCAAATCAAGCGGGCACGAAATCTTGGATATTGCCGCGCTTGAAGCCACTGCCCAATGTACCCTTGTAGTCACGCCACAAGATAGTCCAGCACAGCAAGAATGGGTGCAACTCCGGTATGTTTGGACATTGCAGTGA
- the acs gene encoding acetate--CoA ligase, with amino-acid sequence MTATPQGTEQQGPMESRIFAPPAAFTDKAAISGMAAYQALCDEAARDYEGFWARLARENIEWKQPFTGTLNEDNAPFYKWFEDGKLNVSYNCLDRNLANGNAEKTAIIFEADDGQVTKVSYKELHEKVSKFANGLKSLGIKKGDRVIIYMSMSVEGVAAMQACARIGATHSVVFGGFSAKSLQERIIDAGAVAVITGDEQLRGGKQLPLKAIVDEALAMGGCDSIKNVIVYKRTGGNVGFTAGRDIWLHDLVATQSAECEPEWVDAEHPLFILYTSGSTGTPKGVQHSSGGYLLWAALTMKWTFDIKPSDVYWCTADIGWVTGHSYIAYGPTAVGATQIIFEGVPTYPNAGRFWETIAKHKVSIFYTAPTAIRSLIKAADVDPKVHPKNYDLNSLRLLGTVGEPINPEAWMWYYRNVGQEKCPIVDTFWQTETGGHMISPLPGATPMVPGSCTLPLPGIMTAIVDESGADVPNGQGGILVVKRPWPSMIRTIWGNPERFKTSYFPDELGGRMYLAGDGAIRNKDTAYFTITGRIDDVLNVSGHRMGTMEIESALVANPLVAEAAVVGKPDDTTGESICAFVVLKQARPTGEEAKKLALELRNWVGKEIGPIAKPKEIRFGDNLPKTRSGKIMRRLLRVLAKGEVITQDVSTLENPAILEQLKETA; translated from the coding sequence ATGACCGCCACCCCGCAAGGCACCGAGCAGCAAGGCCCAATGGAATCCCGTATTTTCGCACCGCCCGCTGCCTTTACCGACAAGGCCGCCATTTCCGGCATGGCCGCCTACCAGGCCCTGTGTGACGAAGCCGCGCGCGACTACGAAGGCTTCTGGGCCCGTCTGGCGCGCGAGAACATCGAATGGAAGCAGCCCTTCACCGGCACCCTGAACGAAGACAATGCGCCGTTCTACAAATGGTTCGAGGACGGCAAGCTCAACGTGTCCTACAACTGCCTGGACCGCAACCTGGCCAACGGCAACGCCGAAAAGACCGCCATCATCTTCGAGGCCGACGACGGCCAGGTCACCAAAGTCAGCTACAAAGAGCTGCATGAAAAAGTCAGCAAATTCGCCAACGGCCTGAAATCGCTGGGCATCAAGAAGGGCGACCGCGTCATCATCTATATGTCGATGTCGGTGGAAGGCGTGGCCGCCATGCAGGCCTGCGCCCGCATCGGCGCCACCCACTCCGTGGTGTTCGGCGGCTTCTCCGCCAAATCGCTGCAGGAGCGCATCATCGACGCCGGCGCCGTGGCCGTGATCACCGGCGACGAGCAACTGCGCGGCGGCAAACAGCTGCCGCTGAAAGCCATCGTCGACGAAGCGCTGGCCATGGGCGGCTGCGACTCGATCAAAAACGTGATCGTCTACAAACGCACGGGCGGCAACGTCGGCTTCACGGCCGGCCGCGACATCTGGCTGCATGATCTGGTGGCGACCCAATCCGCGGAATGCGAACCGGAATGGGTTGACGCCGAACACCCGCTGTTCATCCTGTACACCTCCGGCTCCACCGGCACCCCGAAAGGCGTGCAGCATTCGAGCGGCGGCTACCTGCTGTGGGCCGCGCTGACGATGAAGTGGACCTTCGACATCAAGCCGAGCGACGTCTACTGGTGTACCGCCGACATTGGCTGGGTCACCGGTCACAGCTATATCGCCTATGGCCCGACGGCCGTGGGCGCCACCCAGATCATCTTCGAAGGCGTGCCGACCTACCCGAACGCCGGCCGCTTCTGGGAAACCATCGCCAAGCACAAGGTTAGCATCTTCTACACCGCGCCGACCGCAATCCGCTCGCTGATCAAGGCGGCCGACGTCGATCCGAAAGTGCATCCGAAGAACTACGACCTGAACTCCCTGCGCCTGCTGGGCACGGTGGGCGAACCGATCAATCCCGAAGCGTGGATGTGGTACTACCGCAATGTGGGCCAGGAAAAATGCCCGATCGTCGACACCTTCTGGCAAACCGAAACCGGCGGCCACATGATCAGCCCGCTGCCCGGCGCCACGCCGATGGTGCCCGGCTCCTGCACTTTGCCGCTGCCCGGCATCATGACCGCCATCGTCGATGAATCCGGTGCCGACGTGCCGAATGGCCAGGGCGGCATCCTGGTGGTCAAGCGTCCATGGCCCTCGATGATCCGCACCATCTGGGGCAATCCCGAGCGCTTCAAGACCAGCTACTTCCCCGACGAGCTGGGCGGCCGCATGTACCTGGCCGGCGACGGCGCCATCCGCAACAAGGACACCGCCTACTTCACCATCACCGGCCGCATCGACGATGTGCTGAACGTCTCGGGCCACCGCATGGGCACGATGGAAATCGAAAGCGCCCTGGTCGCCAACCCGCTGGTGGCCGAAGCGGCCGTGGTCGGCAAGCCCGACGACACCACCGGCGAATCGATCTGCGCCTTCGTCGTGCTGAAGCAAGCACGCCCAACCGGTGAAGAAGCCAAGAAGCTGGCGCTTGAGCTGCGCAACTGGGTCGGCAAAGAGATTGGTCCGATCGCCAAGCCGAAGGAAATCCGCTTCGGCGACAACCTGCCCAAGACCCGCTCCGGCAAGATCATGCGCCGCCTGCTGCGCGTGCTCGCCAAAGGCGAGGTCATCACGCAGGACGTCTCCACGCTGGAAAATCCGGCGATTCTGGAGCAGCTCAAAGAGACCGCTTAA
- a CDS encoding YqhA family protein: MTDPYRPSGQKLSPIPAFIFMSRWLQLPLYLGLILAQCVYVFHFWVELKDLIGAALGNEASLQHIFQAVAVPGAAMPTKLNESTIMLVVLGLIDVVMISNLLIMVIVGGYETFVSRMHLEGHPDQPEWLSHVNASVLKTKLAMAIIGISSIHLLKTFINAQAYEPKILIAQTVIHVVFLLSALAIAYTDRLMTSTHNESKHH, translated from the coding sequence ATGACCGATCCCTACCGCCCGAGCGGCCAGAAACTGAGCCCGATTCCCGCCTTTATCTTCATGTCCCGCTGGCTGCAGCTGCCGCTGTACCTGGGCCTGATCCTGGCGCAATGCGTCTACGTCTTCCATTTCTGGGTCGAACTGAAGGACCTGATTGGCGCCGCGCTCGGCAACGAAGCCTCGCTGCAGCATATCTTCCAGGCTGTTGCCGTGCCTGGCGCCGCCATGCCGACCAAGCTCAATGAATCGACCATCATGCTGGTCGTGCTGGGCCTGATCGACGTGGTCATGATTTCCAATCTGCTGATCATGGTGATTGTGGGCGGCTACGAAACCTTCGTCTCGCGCATGCACCTGGAAGGCCATCCGGACCAACCGGAGTGGCTGTCGCATGTGAACGCCTCGGTCCTCAAGACCAAGCTGGCGATGGCGATCATCGGTATTTCCTCGATCCATCTACTGAAGACTTTCATCAATGCGCAGGCTTACGAGCCCAAGATACTGATCGCGCAAACCGTTATCCACGTCGTCTTCCTGCTGTCGGCCCTGGCCATCGCCTATACCGACCGCCTGATGACGAGCACTCACAACGAATCAAAGCACCATTAA
- a CDS encoding fumarate hydratase — MTIIKQDDLIESVAAALQYISYYHPADYIQHLARAYEAEQSPAAKDAIAQILTNSRMCAEGKRPICQDTGMVNVFLKIGMGVRFEGFTGSVTDAVNEGVRRAYNFADNKLRASIVADPHFERKNTKDNTPAVVHMELVEGNTVDVGVAAKGGGSENKTKFVMLNPSDSLVDWVLKTVPLMGAGWCPPGMLGIGIGGSAEKAMLLAKESLMEDIDMYELKKRGPQNKLEELRIELCDKINALGIGAQGLGGLTTVLDVKINMYPTHAASKPVAMIPNCAATRHAHFVLDGSGPAYIEPPAISTWPDVSWAPDTEKSKRVDLNTLTKEEVASWKPGQTLLLNGKMLTGRDAAHKRIQDMLAKGEQLPVDFTNRVIYYVGPVDPVRDEVVGPAGPTTATRMDKFTDMMLEKTGLISMVGKAERGPIAIESIQKHKSAYLMAVGGAAYLVSKAIKHAKVVGFADLGMEAIYEFDVVDMPVTVAVDSTGTSVHNTGPKEWAVKIEALKAAVPA, encoded by the coding sequence ATGACCATCATAAAGCAAGACGACCTGATCGAATCCGTTGCCGCCGCCCTGCAGTACATCAGCTACTACCACCCGGCCGACTATATCCAGCATCTGGCGCGCGCCTACGAGGCCGAGCAAAGCCCGGCCGCCAAGGACGCGATCGCGCAGATCCTGACCAACTCGCGCATGTGCGCGGAAGGCAAGCGTCCAATCTGCCAGGATACCGGCATGGTCAATGTCTTCCTGAAAATCGGCATGGGCGTGCGCTTTGAAGGCTTCACCGGCAGCGTGACCGACGCCGTCAACGAAGGCGTGCGCCGCGCCTACAACTTCGCCGACAACAAGCTGCGCGCCTCCATCGTGGCCGACCCGCACTTCGAGCGCAAGAACACCAAGGACAACACCCCGGCCGTGGTGCATATGGAGCTGGTGGAAGGCAACACCGTCGACGTGGGCGTGGCGGCCAAAGGCGGCGGCTCCGAGAACAAGACCAAGTTCGTGATGCTGAATCCATCCGACTCGCTGGTGGACTGGGTGTTGAAGACCGTGCCGCTGATGGGCGCCGGCTGGTGCCCGCCCGGCATGCTGGGCATCGGCATCGGCGGCAGCGCCGAGAAAGCCATGCTGCTGGCCAAAGAGTCGCTGATGGAAGACATCGATATGTACGAGCTGAAAAAGCGCGGCCCGCAGAACAAGCTGGAAGAGCTGCGTATCGAACTGTGCGACAAGATCAATGCCCTGGGCATCGGCGCCCAAGGCCTGGGCGGCCTGACCACGGTGCTGGACGTGAAGATCAATATGTACCCGACCCACGCGGCGTCCAAGCCGGTGGCCATGATCCCGAACTGCGCCGCCACCCGCCACGCCCATTTCGTGCTGGACGGCTCCGGCCCGGCCTATATCGAACCGCCGGCGATCTCCACCTGGCCTGACGTCAGCTGGGCGCCGGACACCGAGAAGTCCAAGCGCGTCGATCTGAACACCCTGACCAAGGAAGAAGTCGCGTCCTGGAAGCCGGGCCAGACCCTGCTCCTGAACGGCAAGATGCTGACCGGACGCGACGCCGCGCACAAGCGCATCCAGGACATGCTGGCCAAGGGCGAGCAGCTGCCGGTGGACTTCACCAACCGCGTCATCTACTACGTCGGCCCGGTCGATCCGGTGCGCGACGAAGTGGTCGGCCCGGCCGGTCCTACCACCGCCACCCGCATGGACAAGTTCACCGATATGATGCTGGAGAAGACCGGCCTGATCTCGATGGTGGGCAAGGCCGAGCGCGGCCCGATCGCGATCGAATCGATCCAGAAGCACAAATCGGCCTACCTGATGGCGGTGGGCGGCGCGGCTTACCTGGTATCGAAAGCGATCAAGCACGCCAAGGTGGTCGGCTTCGCCGACCTGGGCATGGAAGCGATCTACGAATTCGACGTGGTCGACATGCCCGTGACCGTGGCGGTCGATTCCACCGGCACCTCGGTGCACAACACCGGCCCGAAAGAGTGGGCGGTGAAGATCGAAGCGCTGAAAGCAGCCGTTCCAGCCTAA